The following coding sequences are from one Saccharomyces eubayanus strain FM1318 chromosome VII, whole genome shotgun sequence window:
- a CDS encoding homocysteine S-methyltransferase family protein, protein MARIPLKQLLVDDPKKVLVLDGGQGTELENRGIKVANPVWSTIPFISESFWSDESSANRKIVKEMFNDFLAAGAEILMTITYQTSFKSVSENTPIKTLAAYDNLLTRIVNFSRDCIGEEKYLIGCIGPWGAHVCCEFTGDYGPNPESIDFYQYFKPQLDNFNKNENLDLLGFETIPNIHELKAILSWDESILSKPFYIGLSVHEHGVLRDGTTMEGVAKVIKDLGDKINPNFLLLGINCVSFNQSPGILESLHRALPNMPLLAYPNSGEVYDTEKKIWLPNSDKLNSWDTVVKQYVGSGARIIGGCCRTAPKDIQQISAAVKKYT, encoded by the coding sequence ATGGCACGTATTCCTTTAAAGCAGCTATTAGTGGATGATCCTAAGaaagttcttgttcttgatggTGGTCAAGGAACAGAGCTTGAAAACAGAGGTATCAAGGTCGCCAACCCCGTATGGTCTACCATCCCATTCATCAGTGAATCATTTTGGTCTGACGAGTCATCTGCTAACAGGAAAATCGTCAAAGAAATGTTCAACGATTTCTTGGCTGCTGGCGCTGAAATATTGATGACGATAACATACCAAACCAGTTTCAAATCCGTCTCTGAAAACACCCCSATCAAAACTTTGGCAGCRTACGATAATCTTTTGACTAGAATTGTCAACTTTTCCCGTGACTGCATCGGCGAAGAAAAATACCTGATTGGCTGTATCGGTCCATGGGGCGCTCAYGTTTGTTGTGARTTCACAGGTGACTACGGACCTAATCCGGAAAGCATTGACTTTTATCAGTACTTTAAGCCCCAATTAGAcaacttcaacaagaacGAGAACTTAGATTTGCTTGGGTTCGAGACAATTCCTAACATTCATGAGCTGAAGGCCATTTTGTCCTGGGATGAGAGCATCCTATCGAAACCTTTCTATATTGGGTTRTCTGTGCACGARCACGGTGTCTTGAGAGATGGCACCACCATGGAAGGAGTTGCAAAAGTTATCAAAGACCTGGGCGACAAGATCAATCCTAACTTCTTGCTTTTGGGAATCAACTGTGTTAGTTTCAATCAGTCTCCTGGTATCCTCGAGTCCCTACATCGTGCTTTACCTAATATGCCCTTGCTTGCTTATCCAAACAGTGGAGAAGTTTACGacactgaaaaaaagatatggTTGCCAAATAGTGATAAGCTAAACAGTTGGGACACAGTGGTTAAACAGTACGTCGGTAGCGGTGCTCGTATTATCGGGGGTTGTTGTAGAACAGCTCCAAAAGATATCCAACAGATTTCTGCTGCTGTCAAGAAGTACACTTAG
- a CDS encoding pepsin-like aspartic protease encodes MQLFPFLSLTLFLTYSEAVFGSSSNSYVKLPIQKLANIPNINLEDVSGISKRSDAFNSTLINMFASADRYVVEMEIGTPPQTAYLVLDTGSSDMCVNEANNTYCESLADGNDVWTSNYELTATASEISSTATSHKTYNTPCSYWGTFNPNTSSTFKFNETVFNATYGDNSYFAGTYGTDVVSLGNITLSNFTFGVSDDTVNSMGVLGISLPFVEETNIFQLTSNTTPFVYDNFPMALKNQGKIKKIAYSLFLNELNARFGSILFGAVDKSKYSGQLYTLPMLQAFNTFDSEFSGMFVTAQSVAILDSKSGNKTVSEVQFPVVFDSGTSYSSLPTEIADAIGRSFDGKYSSDNRGYIFDCSKVNNTLLSIDFGGFNISANISNFVTPLHEHCLLNIMASDSMFSLGDAFLMDTYVVYDLENHEVSLAQASFNNEEEDIKIISDSVPGATPAPGYSSTWVYTPGSPIGTGDFVNVSWTSYSEFSQYKSIYATESLSDGVSSSSSSSSSSETATKKKNSGYRCRRSPFSFSLLSVLSYFLL; translated from the coding sequence atGCAgctctttccttttctatcGTTGACATTGTTTTTGACGTATTCCGAGGCTGTTTTTGGCTCTTCCTCAAACTCTTATGTCAAACTTCCGATTCAGAAGTTAGCTAATATTCCAAACATAAACTTAGAGGATGTATCTGGTATTTCTAAAAGAAGCGATGCTTTCAATTCTACCTTGATAAATATGTTTGCAAGTGCGGACAGGTATGTTGTCGAGATGGAAATCGGGACCCCTCCCCAAACTGCCTATCTTGTGTTAGACACTGGCTCTTCGGATATGTGTGTTAATGAGGCCAATAACACTTACTGTGAATCATTGGCCGATGGGAATGACGTTTGGACTAGTAATTACGAGCTCACAGCAACTGCTTCTGAGATTTCCTCCACAGCTACTTCACATAAGACGTATAATACACCCTGCTCGTACTGGGGTACCTTCAATCCCAACACCTCTTCCACGTTTAAGTTTAACGAGACGGTTTTTAATGCAACATACGGTGATAATTCGTATTTTGCAGGAACTTACGGGACAGATGTTGTCTCTTTGGGTAACATCACTCTAAGTAATTTCACTTTTGGGGTATCCGATGATACGGTAAATTCTATGGGCGTTTTAGGCATATCGCTTCCCTTTGTAGAAGAAACGAATATATTCCAATTGACTTCAAATACAACGCCCTTTGTATACGATAACTTTCCAATGGCATTAAAAAACCAAGGaaagatcaaaaaaatagcatattctttgtttttgaatgaacTTAATGCTCGCTTTGGAAGCATCTTGTTTGGCGCCGTCGACAAAAGTAAATACTCAGGACAGCTTTATACTCTTCCTATGCTGCAGGCTTTCAATACCTTCGACTCTGAGTTTTCGGGGATGTTTGTTACAGCACAGAGCGTCGCCATATTAGATAGCAAATCTGGCAACAAAACTGTTTCAGAGGTTCAGTTCCCAGTGGTGTTTGATTCTGGTACAAGCTATTCTTCTTTACCCACTGAAATTGCCGATGCGATAGGCAGAAGTTTTGACGGAAAGTACAGCTCCGATAACCGAGGCTACATCTTTGATTGTTCGAAAGTGAACAATACTCTATTGTCCATTGATTTTGGAGGATTCAATATTTCTGCAAACATATCCAATTTTGTGACACCACTACATGAACACtgtcttttgaatattatgGCCAGTGACTCAATGTTTTCGTTGGGGGATGCTTTCCTCATGGACACTTACGTTGTCTACGATTTAGAAAATCACGAAGTTTCTCTTGCTCAGGCCAGCTTTAAtaatgaagaggaagatatTAAGATTATCTCTGATAGTGTCCCAGGTGCCACACCTGCTCCCGGATACTCCAGTACGTGGGTGTATACGCCCGGTAGCCCCATCGGAACAGGAGACTTTGTCAATGTAAGTTGGACCTCCTATTCAGAGTTTTCACAATACAAATCAATTTATGCCACTGAATCTCTAAGCGATGGTGTCAGTTCATCTTCGAGTAGTAGTAGTTCTAGCGAAACGGCcacgaaaaagaagaattctGGTTACAGATGCCGTCGTTCACCtttctccttttcattgttaTCTGTCTtatcttattttcttttgtaa